From the Limosilactobacillus panis genome, one window contains:
- a CDS encoding helix-turn-helix domain-containing protein has product MDIQKFVQRRKRRGISQVALCDGICTQSTLSKFESNGQIPSVLILGKLCQRLDLSIDDLAEDGKCTQKPVHKTVLDEAELNLMAEKFPLVISQLRSVKEQKLPNRQQRMQYYYLRGMLDTLTNNQTATTMFNFTQILDKLDEQHETVYSQLAYLGSGILYARKNELGNAEFFFTKVINYLRAQNDSVKLAKETPTTYLRLIMMLYYVAEYEALRERYPRSNHCLKMVTDFCARRHVTFFMPRTRLLQANNAIRGGGDPAHIADLLNDALVFARFNHNNVVELQTAALKKHFA; this is encoded by the coding sequence ATGGATATTCAAAAATTTGTCCAACGACGAAAGAGACGGGGCATTTCCCAGGTTGCACTGTGTGACGGTATCTGTACGCAATCCACGCTCAGTAAGTTTGAAAGCAACGGTCAAATTCCCTCAGTGTTAATTTTGGGAAAGCTATGCCAACGGTTAGACTTGAGTATCGATGACCTTGCTGAAGACGGGAAGTGTACGCAAAAGCCTGTCCACAAAACAGTCCTGGATGAGGCGGAGCTTAACCTGATGGCGGAAAAGTTTCCCCTGGTAATCAGCCAGTTGCGAAGCGTTAAGGAACAAAAATTGCCGAACCGCCAACAGCGGATGCAGTATTACTACTTGCGGGGGATGCTCGATACCCTAACTAATAACCAGACCGCCACAACGATGTTTAACTTCACACAGATCCTGGATAAGTTGGATGAGCAGCATGAAACAGTGTATTCCCAACTGGCCTATCTTGGGTCGGGAATCCTTTATGCCCGTAAAAATGAACTTGGCAATGCAGAGTTCTTTTTTACAAAAGTGATTAACTACCTGCGGGCGCAAAATGATTCTGTCAAGTTGGCTAAGGAGACGCCGACAACCTATTTGCGGCTGATAATGATGTTGTACTACGTTGCGGAATATGAAGCGTTACGAGAGCGCTACCCACGAAGTAACCACTGTCTAAAGATGGTGACGGACTTCTGTGCCCGACGCCATGTGACCTTCTTTATGCCGCGGACCCGGTTACTGCAGGCGAATAATGCAATTCGTGGTGGTGGAGATCCGGCTCACATTGCCGACCTGTTGAACGATGCGTTGGTGTTTGCCCGCTTTAACCACAATAATGTTGTTGAACTGCAGACTGCGGCGCTGAAAAAGCACTTTGCCTAA